Proteins encoded together in one Myxocyprinus asiaticus isolate MX2 ecotype Aquarium Trade chromosome 21, UBuf_Myxa_2, whole genome shotgun sequence window:
- the LOC127412215 gene encoding SMC5-SMC6 complex localization factor protein 2-like isoform X3, translating to MFHSDCCTTTFRRHSVLQSSHSRPNPESHSSFSFKQRPNSSINTGERNIHHPDQRKDREENRNDKPFSNMSSQKELSTPHQKTSSEGRLYLSAKRKGEAITGNEREIKRPSLDVQLTPSSSSINSPPKYVRRAFLNCSSESVLTIKEKLSPKPLSPTSDTNKPRPPSSLPRQLFKPCKEPSNKSNTESDKPHSFQFTKFPLTGEPKDAMVARGIKNPKTPYSQPQFRKISPKSSTTFDSIETLFSPDPCISSPKTHSKNINGEREGCTVSTHPSSSSRHKESVKIFSPPHQPDLRTPSFSEQAISCKMELDERTHLKEEHSRSPKANMSIPAVSVKVEGSTEKKRCPLWKDPLDIELGDDSGDDLRESCAISLSSSSSGHDKDQLPSLREIMDWSVRVPVTPEKDAFSEPMTPVPKSAPEAVKTKAVSYRNTLEQMLREKEQYQRSKELERQLLASCEEDLLNFNDDENSENKDEEISHEQREFLQRFSVASCAIRDIHPGEEVFTPAKFGRLFSHETLDLRKISVTPQNRSQQILLQASTEKVLHLISAGLLRKAYCSFPCQPEVTRWLFQMMSVHPNPITSSRILQSLQTITLSAAEHIVENHSRLFKVWVPTVRDIALVFLNMGASFIGLFPLEALEPPFTEGDLLEGFQPEETSHERLISDMKDHATFPVHNLESVLKYLFLCTALCPRAYTDKELLLLLTVTCRIGLETHFQLLPTGHFSLLLQNLLKNITHWEVQISKACQTLTDLSEDHHNLRRLVYLLPESSRGKQLKRHLSVSIISKLLNHTCTYKPSGTEFKISELRPFLPQMRPSSLLKSFRSAKRAEDCDATLDQQAYYLCYSLLTLTNEASNFEFLPSNQRNDLRSLSSQLEKHIKCDIRESEKMLYRSKVKDFVARIYTKWQVLLTRTRPQEGKLYDYWKPPPEDEVPNSPHGQSCITAQDTSESAEETHTTESSCAESDEDADSKEEEEEWPKEEEEPEKTEENMAHENEESVEIGDKSDEQQLMELDGEDEELFKSPSEFMEGDENGDLMNREEELLRDEEPHKEDQKHTEAISEELEELKDLLKKDGELLEMQEQVKEEICEMSVDSEKE from the exons ATTCCAGGCCTAATCCTGAGAGCCATAGTTCCTTCTCATTCAAGCAAAGGCCTAACAGCTCAATTAACACAGGGGAGCGAAACATTCACCACCCTGATCAAAGGAAAGATAGAGAGGAGAATAGAAACGACAAACCATTTAGCAACATGTCTTCGCAGAAG GAATTAAGCACCCCTCACCAGAAGACTTCCTCAG AGGGCAGGCTTTACCTTTCTGCAAAGAGAAAAGGGGAGGCTATTACAGGCAATGAGAGGGAAATTAAGCGGCCAAGTCTAGATGTCCAGCTCACACCCAGCTCTTCAAGTATAAACTCGCCTCCAAAGTATGTCAGACGTGCTTTCTTGAACTGCAGCAGTGAGTCTGTGCTAACTATAAAGGAGAAACTGTCACCTAAACCACTCAGTCCCACATCAGACACCAACAAACCAAGACCTCCATCCTCCCTGCCCAGGCAGCTGTTTAAACCTTGTAAGGAGCCCAGCAACAAGTCAAACACAGAAAGCGACAAACCGCACTCATTTCAGTTCACTAAATTCCCCTTAACTGGAGAGCCTAAAGACGCTATGGTAGCACGTGGCATCAAAAATCCCAAAACTCCATATAGCCAACCGCAATTTCGCAAAATCTCTCCTAAGTCAAGCACAACGTTTGACAGCATCGAGACCCTCTTTTCTCCCGACCCTTGCATTTCATCTCCCAAAACCCATAGCAAAAATATAAATGGAGAAAGAGAAGGTTGTACTGTCTCCACACACCCAAGCTCCTCATCCAGGCACAAGGAGAGTGTTAAAATTTTCTCACCCCCCCATCAGCCCGATCTAAGAACACCAAGCTTTTCTGAACAAGCCATTTCATGTAAGATGGAACTGGATGAAAGAACGCACTTGAAAGAGGAGCACTCACGCAGCCCCAAGGCTAACATGTCTATCCCAGCTGTGTCTGTGAAAGTGGAAGGATCAACAGAAAAGAAACGCTGCCCACTGTGGAAAGATCCCTTAGATATTGAGCTGGGAGATGACTCGGGAGATGATCTGAGAGAAAGCTGTGCTATCAGcctgagcagcagcagcagcggtcATGACAAGGACCAGCTACCATCCCTGAGGGAGATCATGGATTGGAGTGTTCGTGTGCCTGTTACCCCTGAGAAAGATGCTTTCTCTGAGCCCATGACACCAGTCCCAAAATCAGCT CCCGAGGCAGTGAAAACCAAAGCAGTTAGTTATAGAAATACACTGGAGCAGATGCTGCGAGAGAAGGAACAATATCAAAG GTCAAAAGAGCTGGAGAGACAGTTACTTGCATCTTGCGAAGAGGACCTGCTGAATTTCAATGATGATGAGAACAGTGAAAATAAAGATGAAGAAATTTCACATGAGCAAAG GGAATTCTTGCAAAGGTTCTCGGTTGCCTCATGTGCCATCAGGGACATCCACCCAGGAGAGGAAGTGTTCACACCTGCTAAGTTTGGCCGACTCTTCAGTCATGAGACTCTGGACCTGAGGAAGATTAGTGTCACTCCACAAAACAGATCACAACAAATCCTCCTTCA GGCAAGTACTGAGAAAGTGTTGCACCTGATTAGTGCAGGCTTGCTGAGGAAAGCCTACTGTTCTTTCCCTTGTCAGCCTGAGGTTACACGCTGGCTTTTCCAG ATGATGTCAGTTCACCCAAACCCCATCACTTCCTCACGGATCCTACAGTCTCTGCAAACCATCACTTTGTCTGCTGCTGAACACATAG tggaaAACCATAGCCGACTGTTTAAGGTGTGGGTGCCCACTGTACGGGATATTGCACTGGTGTTCCTTAACATGGGAGCATCATTCATCGGTCTCTTCCCTCTGGAGGCCCTGGAACCCCCTTTTACTGAAGGAGACCTTtt AGAGGGCTTTCAGCCAGAAGAAACCAGCCACGAAAGACTGATTTCTGATATGAAAGATCATGCCACTTTTCCAGTGCATAATTTGGAGAGTGTTCTCAAG TACCTGTTCCTATGCACTGCGCTGTGTCCGAGAGCGTACACTGACAAGGAGTTGCTGTTACTTCTAACAGTGACATGTAGAATCGGACTGGAGACTCATTTCCAGCTCCTGCCAACTGGACACTTCAGCCTCCTCCTCCAGAACCTGCTTAAGAACATCACACACTGGGAAGTACAG ATATCTAAAGCTTGCCAGACCCTGACTGATTTGTCAGAAGATCATCACAACCTCAGGCGGCTCGTTTATCTTCTGCCAGAAAGCAGTCGTGGAAA GCAATTAAAACGACACCTGAGTGTGTCCATAATCTCGAAGCTTTTAAATCACACCTGCACTTACAAACCCTCAGGCACAGAGTTTAAG ATATCTGAGCTGAGACCTTTCCTACCTCAAATGCGTCcctcatccctgctgaaaagctTTAGGTCTGCAAAAAGAGCAGAGGACTGTGATGCCACTCTAGACCAACAA GCATATTACCTATGCTACAGCCTTTTGACGTTGACAAACGAAGCCTCCAATTTTGAGTTTTTACCCTCAAACCAGAGA AATGACCTGCGGAGTCTTTCTTCTCAACTGGAGAAACACATTAAATGTGACATAAGGGAGAGCGAGAAAATGCTGTACAGGAGCAAG GTGAAAGACTTTGTGGCAAGGATATACACCAAGTGGCAGGTGCTTCTTACACGAACAAGGCCTCAAGAG GGAAAGCTGTATGACTACTGGAAGCCTCCACCAGAGGATGAGGTGCCCAACAGTCCTCATGGCCAGTCCTGCATAACAGCACAAGACACTTCAGAAAGTGCAGAAGAAACTCATACTACAGAGTCGAGTTGTGCGGAGTCAGACGAAGATGCTGATAGcaaagaagaagaggaggagtgGCCGAAAGAAGAAGAGGAACCTGAGAAGACTGAGGAGAACATGGCACATGAGAATGAAGAGAGTGTGGAGATAGGGGACAAAAGTGACGAGCAACAGCTGATGGAGCTAGATGGAGAAGATGAAGAGCTGTTTAAAAGTCCTTCAGAGTTTATGGAGGGTGATGAAAACGGAGATCTCATGAATAGAGAGGAGGAGCTTCTTAGAGATGAAGAGCCACATAAAGAAGACCAAAAGCACACAGAAGCAATCAGTGAGGAGCTAGAAGAACTTAAGGACTTATTAAAGAAAGATGGAGAGCTGTTAGAAATGCAAGAGCAAGTGAAGGAAGAGATTTGCGAGATGTCTGTAGACTCTGAGAAAGAATAG